A portion of the Glycine max cultivar Williams 82 chromosome 10, Glycine_max_v4.0, whole genome shotgun sequence genome contains these proteins:
- the LOC100784165 gene encoding epsin-3 isoform X2 produces MGSLFLGQIKKQTSTFLQEKFKSARMTFTDVTEAEMLAEEATNKDDCSPDAKTMTRIAEASFDIDEYWRIVDVLHRRLYNIDWDQWRQSYKALVLLEFLLTHGPREFAPEFQCDAEVIEELGIFTHIDEKGFNWGSRMLKLSEQILKLLQDEEALIEARLKALKITNEIQGFGSSFNSPTSSSSSSSSPWSLSSEASQGSSSFYSFSTTSTPAYTFDSNDQLNKHHSPTSIANDGNINIVLPPKNINVTKNHVWKRFAGEENNILIDSDEDEDMEKPKGLLSEICSKIIGGSPIKGDNRENIEFRCLSDVGSKVTQKKLDRRYSIWF; encoded by the exons ATGGGTAGCTTATTCCTAGGACAAATAAAAAAGCAGACATCAACTTTCCTACAAGAAAAGTTCAAATCTGCTAGGATGACGTTTACTGATGTTACTGAAGCAGAAAT GCTGGCTGAGGAAGCAACAAATAAGGATGATTGCAGCCCTGATGCCAAAACTATGACTAGAATTGCCGAGGCATCATTTGACATAGATGAATATTGGAGGATTGTTGATGTTCTTCACAGAAG GTTGTATAACATTGATTGGGATCAATGGAGGCAATCTTACAAAGCACTAGTTCTTCTGGAATTCTTGTTGACCCATGGTCCTCGAGAGTTTGCTCCAGAATTTCAATGTGATGCAGAAGTTATTGAAGAACTAGGAATTTTTACTCATATTGATGAAAAAGG GTTTAACTGGGGGTCAAGAATGCTAAAACTGTCAGAGCAAATACTCAAGCTTTTACAGGATGAAGAAGCTCTCATAGAAGCACGTTTGAAGGCTCTcaaaataacaaatgaaataCAAGGCTTTGGAAGTTCATTCAACTCTCcaacttcatcatcatcatcatcatcatcaccttGGTCTTTATCATCTGAAGCGTCACAAGGATCTTCATCTTTCTATTCATTTTCCACCACAAGTACCCCTGCTTACACATTTGATTCCAATGATCAGCTAAACAAACACCACTCACCAACCTCCATAGCAAATGATGGTAATATTAATATAGTCCTCCCACCAAAGAATATTAATGTGACCAAAAACCATGTTTGGAAGCGTTTTGCAGGTGAAGAGAATAACATTTTGATTGATTCTGATGAGGATGAAGACATGGAAAAACCAAAAGGGCTTCTAAGTGAAATTTGCTCAAAGATTATTGGTGGTAGTCCCATAAAAGGAGATAATCGTGAAAATATTGAATTTAGATGCCTATCTGATGTTGGGAGCAAGGTGACCCAAAAGAAATTAGATCGCCGATATTCAATTTGGTTTTAA
- the LOC100784165 gene encoding epsin-3 isoform X1, producing the protein MTRIAEASFDIDEYWRIVDVLHRRLYNIDWDQWRQSYKALVLLEFLLTHGPREFAPEFQCDAEVIEELGIFTHIDEKGFNWGSRMLKLSEQILKLLQDEEALIEARLKALKITNEIQGFGSSFNSPTSSSSSSSSPWSLSSEASQGSSSFYSFSTTSTPAYTFDSNDQLNKHHSPTSIANDGNINIVLPPKNINVTKNHVWKRFAGEENNILIDSDEDEDMEKPKGLLSEICSKIIGGSPIKGDNRENIEFRCLSDVGSKVTQKKLDRRYSIWF; encoded by the exons ATGACTAGAATTGCCGAGGCATCATTTGACATAGATGAATATTGGAGGATTGTTGATGTTCTTCACAGAAG GTTGTATAACATTGATTGGGATCAATGGAGGCAATCTTACAAAGCACTAGTTCTTCTGGAATTCTTGTTGACCCATGGTCCTCGAGAGTTTGCTCCAGAATTTCAATGTGATGCAGAAGTTATTGAAGAACTAGGAATTTTTACTCATATTGATGAAAAAGG GTTTAACTGGGGGTCAAGAATGCTAAAACTGTCAGAGCAAATACTCAAGCTTTTACAGGATGAAGAAGCTCTCATAGAAGCACGTTTGAAGGCTCTcaaaataacaaatgaaataCAAGGCTTTGGAAGTTCATTCAACTCTCcaacttcatcatcatcatcatcatcatcaccttGGTCTTTATCATCTGAAGCGTCACAAGGATCTTCATCTTTCTATTCATTTTCCACCACAAGTACCCCTGCTTACACATTTGATTCCAATGATCAGCTAAACAAACACCACTCACCAACCTCCATAGCAAATGATGGTAATATTAATATAGTCCTCCCACCAAAGAATATTAATGTGACCAAAAACCATGTTTGGAAGCGTTTTGCAGGTGAAGAGAATAACATTTTGATTGATTCTGATGAGGATGAAGACATGGAAAAACCAAAAGGGCTTCTAAGTGAAATTTGCTCAAAGATTATTGGTGGTAGTCCCATAAAAGGAGATAATCGTGAAAATATTGAATTTAGATGCCTATCTGATGTTGGGAGCAAGGTGACCCAAAAGAAATTAGATCGCCGATATTCAATTTGGTTTTAA